Proteins encoded within one genomic window of Halocatena marina:
- a CDS encoding thiamine pyrophosphate-binding protein — translation MRTAERLVETLEAVDVEFVFGYPGGRIIELFEELSDSHIDVIRPRDEREASVMAEMYGRLTGRPGVLAGQGPWIGSIGAIGQMEARLGSSPMVVLTESSERGEYSTLAPYQQARGDYGGLDLSSILDGITKEHWSPRTPVETLRSVQLAFKHAVAGRPGPTAVVLDGDAVTDEVPDDPLPSLWDESAQTRTWTTQPTDRDITAAVEALESASKPVAIAGNGVHASGAYEELEAVANAYDAVVTTSYLGKSTIAETNDYAAGVIGSFGHEGANRIVSEADVLLVVGCRLNPMDTNWQSSSFIRPDEQTIIHADIDARNTGWVYPADVGLVGDARETLSRLAVSGTRSSGWATERASEARADFDAPECSSDAIPITPQRAVTAIESVVDSGTIVTADSGNNRFWLLNYLQTPSKRTYFGSGGVGGMGWAAPAAVSAALITGANTVAVAGDGGFAMTMTAVETAVEYGAATTFVVLNDTGLGMVRQMDESIPGVTFHDTDFVRVAEGFGARGTRIEEPAALEPALREAKQSDQPTVLDVRIDPDIDMSETLQSSFYAEVGGLHE, via the coding sequence ATGAGGACAGCTGAGCGATTGGTCGAAACGCTCGAAGCCGTCGATGTCGAGTTCGTATTCGGCTATCCGGGTGGGCGTATCATCGAACTGTTCGAGGAGCTTTCGGATTCGCACATTGATGTTATTCGACCACGCGATGAGCGCGAAGCGAGTGTGATGGCCGAAATGTACGGCCGGCTCACTGGTCGGCCGGGTGTTCTCGCTGGGCAGGGTCCATGGATTGGTAGCATTGGTGCGATCGGACAGATGGAAGCCCGCCTCGGGTCCTCACCGATGGTCGTGCTCACCGAATCATCAGAACGAGGCGAGTACTCTACGCTTGCACCCTACCAGCAGGCCCGTGGTGACTACGGTGGATTGGATCTTTCGTCTATTCTCGACGGGATCACGAAAGAGCACTGGTCCCCGCGAACGCCCGTCGAGACGCTCCGGAGCGTTCAGCTAGCGTTCAAGCACGCTGTTGCTGGTCGTCCCGGTCCGACGGCGGTCGTCCTCGACGGTGATGCGGTCACTGACGAGGTGCCTGACGATCCACTGCCGTCGCTCTGGGACGAATCAGCGCAAACACGGACGTGGACGACCCAGCCGACAGATCGGGATATCACAGCAGCAGTCGAGGCGCTGGAATCGGCGTCCAAACCTGTTGCTATCGCTGGAAACGGTGTTCATGCGTCCGGTGCGTACGAGGAGCTCGAAGCGGTCGCAAACGCGTACGACGCCGTTGTAACGACATCGTATCTGGGTAAGTCGACCATCGCCGAGACGAACGACTATGCGGCGGGCGTCATCGGCTCGTTCGGTCACGAAGGGGCAAACAGAATCGTTAGTGAAGCGGACGTTCTCCTCGTCGTCGGCTGTCGGCTCAACCCGATGGACACCAACTGGCAGTCCTCTTCGTTCATCCGGCCCGACGAGCAGACGATCATTCACGCAGATATCGACGCGCGCAACACTGGCTGGGTGTATCCAGCAGATGTCGGTCTCGTCGGCGATGCGCGCGAAACGCTGTCACGGCTCGCTGTTTCCGGCACTCGATCATCGGGGTGGGCGACCGAGCGAGCGAGCGAAGCACGCGCGGATTTCGACGCTCCGGAATGCAGTTCGGATGCCATTCCGATCACACCCCAGCGGGCAGTAACAGCAATCGAATCGGTCGTCGACAGCGGTACGATCGTCACCGCCGATTCGGGGAACAACCGATTTTGGCTGCTGAACTACCTACAGACCCCTTCGAAACGAACGTACTTCGGAAGTGGTGGCGTCGGGGGGATGGGATGGGCCGCACCGGCAGCGGTGAGCGCTGCTCTCATCACCGGCGCAAACACAGTTGCTGTGGCTGGTGATGGCGGCTTTGCGATGACGATGACGGCCGTCGAAACAGCGGTCGAATACGGGGCCGCAACGACGTTCGTCGTACTCAACGACACGGGTCTCGGAATGGTCCGTCAGATGGACGAATCGATTCCTGGTGTGACGTTCCACGATACGGACTTTGTTCGCGTGGCCGAAGGCTTCGGCGCGCGAGGAACGCGAATCGAGGAGCCTGCTGCTCTCGAACCTGCACTCCGCGAGGCAAAACAATCCGATCAGCCGACGGTGCTTGACGTGCGAATCGATCCTGATATCGACATGAGCGAGACGCTCCAGTCGTCGTTCTACGCGGAAGTCGGTGGGCTCCACGAGTGA
- a CDS encoding alanine--glyoxylate aminotransferase family protein: MLDAPEVEELTPPVRTLMGPGPSDVHPRVLRAMGTPLVGHLDPTFIDLMDEVQELLRYAFQTENQWTIPISGTGSAAMEAAFANLVEPGDTVLVPTNGYFGYRMASMAERAGGSVVTVDAPWGKPLDPADVQDAFDTHQPDVFGFVHAETSTGVRQPNVSDLTAIAHAHDAFVIADTVTSLGGVELRVDAWDIDVAYSGGQKCLSCPPGASPLTLSDRAMDRVLSRENPVRSWYLDLSQLEGYWGDDRSYHHTAPITNVYALREALRLVAEEGIEARWERHRRVAQSLVDGLADIGLERYADEEYWLPSLNTVSVPDHVDDGQIIDRLLNEYDLEIAGGLGDLAGDVFRIGCMGHSARPANVQYLLAALDDTLEIETPKTQ; encoded by the coding sequence ATGCTCGATGCGCCTGAAGTCGAAGAGTTAACGCCACCGGTACGCACGCTCATGGGCCCCGGCCCGAGCGACGTTCACCCTCGCGTATTGCGTGCAATGGGGACACCGTTGGTCGGCCACCTCGATCCGACGTTCATCGATCTAATGGACGAGGTGCAGGAACTGCTCCGGTATGCATTCCAGACAGAGAACCAATGGACGATTCCGATCAGCGGAACGGGTTCGGCAGCGATGGAGGCAGCGTTTGCCAACCTCGTTGAGCCCGGTGACACGGTGCTCGTGCCGACGAACGGCTATTTCGGGTATCGAATGGCAAGCATGGCAGAGCGCGCAGGCGGGTCGGTCGTCACGGTGGATGCGCCGTGGGGCAAACCACTCGACCCGGCAGATGTTCAGGATGCATTCGATACGCACCAACCGGATGTGTTCGGTTTCGTCCACGCCGAAACGAGCACCGGCGTTCGACAGCCGAACGTCAGCGATCTGACTGCCATCGCACACGCTCACGACGCGTTCGTGATCGCAGACACCGTCACGTCGCTCGGTGGTGTCGAACTGCGCGTCGATGCGTGGGATATCGATGTTGCCTACTCTGGTGGGCAAAAGTGCCTCTCGTGTCCGCCCGGCGCGAGTCCGCTGACGCTCTCCGACCGCGCGATGGATCGCGTGCTCAGCCGTGAGAACCCCGTTCGGTCGTGGTATCTCGATCTCTCGCAGTTGGAGGGCTATTGGGGCGACGATCGATCGTATCACCACACCGCGCCGATCACGAACGTGTACGCGCTCCGGGAGGCACTCAGACTCGTTGCCGAGGAAGGAATCGAAGCGCGTTGGGAGCGTCATCGCCGGGTCGCACAATCACTCGTCGACGGGCTGGCCGATATCGGTCTGGAACGCTACGCAGACGAGGAGTACTGGCTGCCGAGCCTCAACACGGTCAGTGTTCCCGACCACGTTGACGACGGCCAAATCATCGATCGTCTCTTGAACGAGTATGATCTCGAAATCGCTGGCGGACTCGGCGATCTCGCGGGAGATGTCTTCCGCATCGGTTGCATGGGACACTCTGCGCGACCAGCGAACGTGCAGTATCTCCTCGCAGCGCTTGATGACACGCTCGAAATTGAAACGCCCAAGACGCAATAA
- a CDS encoding ester cyclase codes for MSSHVADNEAIVRRDVREVWHSSGDLDLIPDIVTDDFVYRNPLVDEPVHGPDDYRKLAATFRDAFSDIDMEISEMVAVNDKVVTRYTTRAVHDGEFMDIEPTHNSIEITGIIIDHLEDGKLTERYINDDALGLFEQIGAIELP; via the coding sequence ATGAGTTCTCACGTTGCGGACAACGAGGCCATCGTTCGTCGAGATGTTCGAGAGGTATGGCACAGTAGTGGGGATCTCGATCTGATTCCTGACATCGTTACAGACGATTTCGTCTATCGAAACCCGCTGGTTGATGAGCCGGTTCACGGACCAGACGATTATCGGAAATTAGCTGCGACGTTCAGAGATGCCTTCTCAGATATTGATATGGAGATATCTGAGATGGTTGCTGTGAACGACAAAGTGGTCACCCGGTATACGACACGCGCAGTCCATGATGGTGAATTCATGGATATTGAACCAACTCATAACTCTATTGAAATAACAGGTATCATCATCGATCACTTGGAAGATGGAAAACTCACAGAACGATATATCAACGACGACGCGTTGGGACTATTCGAGCAAATCGGTGCCATCGAACTCCCCTGA
- a CDS encoding carbohydrate kinase family protein, giving the protein MRVICAGHVNWDVTLQVDHLPTADSEADISDRHSGGGGSAANTAVALSQLGVDAGIIASVGDDRDGRAAQAELRENGVDTTGLQVVTGQTAVKYLVVAPDGEAFVLGTDGANEAVDPNDVPASFIETADHLHLTGQNPETAAILAERARGAGLGVSFDPGRRSTNRTYEQALALADIVFVNRRETDLIEVPDGCIAVRKHGVGGASVETPDETHHHSGFSIDAVDTTGAGDAFAAGFITTLYDSPSDYHAALTIGNACGALTAREKGTRPGLSWEAIEAIQEP; this is encoded by the coding sequence ATGCGCGTTATCTGCGCCGGTCACGTCAACTGGGATGTCACGCTTCAGGTGGATCATCTCCCGACGGCCGACAGCGAAGCTGATATCAGCGACCGACACAGCGGCGGTGGCGGGAGCGCAGCCAACACCGCCGTTGCTCTCTCGCAGCTCGGCGTCGATGCTGGAATCATCGCCAGCGTTGGGGATGATCGGGACGGTCGGGCGGCTCAAGCGGAACTTCGTGAGAACGGCGTGGACACAACGGGATTACAGGTCGTTACTGGACAGACAGCAGTGAAGTATCTCGTTGTTGCTCCCGATGGCGAGGCGTTCGTCCTCGGTACCGACGGTGCAAACGAAGCCGTCGATCCGAACGACGTTCCCGCATCGTTCATCGAAACTGCGGATCATCTCCATTTGACCGGACAGAATCCAGAGACTGCGGCCATATTGGCTGAGCGAGCGCGTGGGGCTGGTCTCGGTGTGAGCTTCGATCCCGGGCGTCGCTCCACAAATCGAACGTACGAACAAGCGCTCGCACTCGCTGATATCGTCTTCGTCAACCGCCGAGAGACCGATCTGATCGAAGTTCCTGACGGCTGCATCGCCGTCCGAAAACACGGAGTCGGCGGCGCGAGTGTCGAGACCCCCGACGAGACCCATCACCACTCCGGATTCTCGATCGATGCAGTCGACACGACCGGTGCAGGGGATGCGTTCGCTGCGGGATTTATCACAACACTCTACGATTCACCATCGGACTATCACGCTGCACTCACGATTGGAAACGCATGTGGTGCGCTTACCGCGAGAGAAAAAGGAACCCGCCCCGGCTTGTCGTGGGAAGCGATCGAAGCAATACAGGAACCATAG
- the deoC gene encoding deoxyribose-phosphate aldolase has translation MNRADFAGRIDHTVLGPETTLADVERIVQQAERYGMNACIPPCYVEEIDADITLATVIGFPHGQHALAAKRAEAEQAWHDGSDELDMVLNIGRLRAGDDEAVQADIETVTETVTIPVKVIIETALLNTEEKHRACELARAAGADFVKTSTGFADGGATVADVELMSDYLPVKASGGVGTYKEAMAMFDAGAERIGASSGVQIVEGYPDSE, from the coding sequence ATGAATCGCGCTGATTTCGCTGGACGCATCGATCACACCGTTCTCGGGCCAGAAACGACGCTCGCTGACGTCGAGCGGATCGTTCAGCAAGCAGAGCGCTACGGGATGAACGCCTGCATTCCACCGTGTTACGTCGAAGAGATCGACGCCGACATCACGCTCGCCACGGTCATCGGCTTTCCCCACGGACAGCACGCGCTAGCGGCAAAACGGGCCGAAGCCGAGCAAGCGTGGCACGACGGAAGCGACGAACTCGACATGGTTCTCAACATTGGTCGCCTGCGTGCAGGAGATGACGAGGCTGTACAGGCCGACATCGAAACCGTTACTGAAACGGTTACCATCCCAGTGAAAGTCATCATCGAAACCGCACTGCTCAACACCGAGGAAAAACACCGGGCCTGCGAACTCGCACGAGCGGCGGGGGCCGATTTTGTGAAGACTTCAACCGGGTTTGCAGACGGTGGCGCGACCGTTGCGGACGTCGAGCTCATGAGCGACTACCTGCCGGTCAAAGCGAGCGGTGGCGTTGGTACCTACAAAGAAGCGATGGCGATGTTCGATGCCGGTGCAGAGCGCATCGGCGCATCGAGCGGCGTCCAGATCGTCGAAGGATATCCTGATTCGGAGTAG
- a CDS encoding DUF63 family protein: MQVLPEGFVLPPLPYLIGVLAASVLVAAALYRRRPPVTEQVVIALAPWMIVGAGLYALEQAAVIPSLFVPLASAPTVYLTMFVIAGTIITVVGHRRPEQFSFDSCPGILALTGVLALTGVLAIALLTAFRNAPVHAFWPSVAVAGALVIAGVVRLVGHRYRSLQIDLTGWAGVLVVFGHALDGLSTAVGLEFLGFGEQTPVSRLVIEFGGVWLFVLVKILIALVVVYLMADYVREEPSEGYLLLAIVTAVGLGPGAHNVILFTVVG; this comes from the coding sequence ATGCAAGTTCTCCCCGAGGGGTTCGTGCTCCCGCCGCTTCCATATCTTATCGGCGTTCTCGCGGCAAGCGTACTGGTCGCTGCGGCTCTCTACCGACGTCGTCCACCGGTCACCGAGCAGGTTGTCATCGCGCTTGCCCCGTGGATGATCGTCGGTGCCGGACTGTACGCCCTCGAACAGGCGGCCGTCATTCCGTCACTGTTCGTGCCGTTGGCCAGTGCGCCCACTGTGTATCTGACGATGTTCGTTATCGCGGGGACGATCATCACAGTGGTCGGTCATCGCCGTCCGGAGCAGTTCTCGTTCGATAGCTGTCCCGGTATTCTCGCTCTGACGGGTGTGCTCGCTTTGACCGGCGTGCTCGCAATCGCGCTGCTTACGGCGTTCCGGAACGCTCCTGTTCACGCGTTCTGGCCGAGCGTGGCCGTCGCGGGAGCGCTCGTGATCGCTGGTGTTGTTCGGCTTGTCGGTCACCGATATCGATCGTTGCAGATCGATTTGACGGGATGGGCGGGCGTGCTCGTTGTCTTCGGACACGCTCTCGACGGTCTCTCGACGGCTGTTGGACTGGAATTTCTCGGCTTCGGCGAACAGACGCCCGTCTCGCGACTCGTCATTGAATTCGGCGGTGTGTGGCTATTCGTTCTCGTCAAAATCCTCATCGCCCTCGTTGTCGTCTATCTCATGGCTGATTACGTCCGCGAAGAACCGTCTGAAGGCTATCTGCTCCTCGCTATTGTCACAGCTGTCGGTCTCGGCCCCGGCGCACACAACGTCATCTTGTTCACCGTCGTCGGCTGA
- the paaK gene encoding phenylacetate--CoA ligase PaaK, translating into MIYDAVETANREELRALQAERLRETVRHAYENVPFYRGVLDEMGVSPGDIKEIEDCGRLPFTTKEDFRAEYPDGLFAVEWDAVRRIHASSGTTGKSKIVSYTEGDLDVWRSVMARSLAAAGVTADQVVQNAYGYGLFTGGLGFHDGSEALGASVIPVGGGNTARQIDLLQDLESDVLACTPSYCLYLAEKLDEQRIDAEDLSLSTVVIGAEPFTDPMREEIEDALDVTAVDVYGLSEIIGPGVSIECAEVQNGLHIWEDHFYPEIIDPETGEVLPDGEAGELVLTTLTKEALPVLRYRTGDITSLTREPCECGRTHARMDNITGRTDDLLIVRGVNVYASQIEETMLALADVAPQYRIDLTREDSLDRMEVTVEHHEGYGDTPTALETRIRERLEEVLSVKPDNITVVDPGSIERTEVGKVQRVFDHRE; encoded by the coding sequence ATGATTTATGATGCGGTAGAAACAGCGAATCGTGAGGAGCTTCGGGCACTCCAAGCCGAGCGATTACGCGAAACCGTGCGGCACGCCTACGAGAACGTTCCATTTTATCGAGGCGTATTGGACGAGATGGGAGTTTCACCGGGCGATATTAAGGAGATCGAGGACTGCGGTCGGTTACCGTTCACGACGAAAGAAGACTTTCGAGCGGAGTATCCCGACGGGCTATTTGCCGTCGAGTGGGATGCGGTGCGGCGTATTCATGCCTCGTCTGGGACCACTGGTAAATCGAAGATCGTCTCGTATACGGAGGGCGATCTCGACGTATGGCGGTCGGTGATGGCCCGTTCGTTGGCTGCCGCAGGGGTTACCGCCGATCAGGTCGTCCAGAACGCCTACGGCTACGGGCTGTTCACTGGGGGATTGGGATTTCACGACGGCAGCGAAGCGCTCGGCGCAAGCGTGATCCCCGTCGGTGGTGGGAACACCGCTCGACAGATCGATCTACTGCAGGATCTCGAAAGTGATGTGCTCGCCTGCACACCATCGTACTGCCTGTATCTCGCCGAAAAATTGGATGAGCAGAGGATTGACGCGGAGGATCTCTCGCTTTCGACCGTAGTGATTGGAGCTGAACCGTTCACTGATCCGATGCGCGAAGAGATCGAAGACGCTCTCGATGTTACTGCAGTCGACGTGTACGGGCTCTCGGAGATCATCGGCCCGGGTGTCTCGATCGAGTGCGCGGAAGTGCAAAACGGGCTGCACATCTGGGAGGATCACTTCTATCCTGAGATCATCGATCCCGAAACAGGCGAAGTGCTCCCCGACGGTGAGGCAGGCGAACTCGTTCTCACGACGCTCACCAAAGAGGCGCTCCCTGTCTTGCGGTATCGAACTGGTGATATCACGTCGCTCACGCGCGAACCGTGCGAGTGCGGGCGAACCCACGCCCGGATGGATAACATCACCGGACGGACGGACGATCTGCTCATCGTTCGTGGTGTGAACGTTTATGCGAGCCAGATTGAAGAGACGATGCTCGCGCTCGCGGATGTCGCACCGCAGTATCGCATCGATCTCACACGCGAGGACTCGCTCGACAGAATGGAAGTAACGGTTGAACACCACGAAGGGTATGGGGACACACCCACTGCCCTCGAAACACGAATCCGGGAGCGATTAGAAGAGGTTCTTTCTGTGAAACCCGACAATATCACTGTCGTTGATCCTGGCTCCATTGAACGTACCGAAGTCGGGAAAGTACAACGAGTGTTCGATCACCGGGAGTAG
- a CDS encoding HPP family protein has product MPKRNRLWAYLRRLRRIERRELREFRVWIETTRNLVHLTSLLVIPVLIAIVTAASQADYGLSFLLFPPLASGTYTLFANPEGKYSRPWKFVGGLTIGAVCGWVTLILPADVLFGAGSLAGVSPGGAALSIFLTGAFTWGLNVEIPSAFSTALLVLLTGTPNQAGIYVLSIMISSSLVATVFIFWRREVYSERAQYLYQSTNGDDHVLVPMRGEQPAVTAMLGARIASAHDAGKVVLLHMVKEDEIEVAGRTVDGNTVPVGHNPTDSNDTDTDDTDEQMTEQRAASAFASALELRANVIRTKVGVPCEVVVASEGTNPARTVMRTAHETNCDLITTPYETHHGSLSPFLRELFTGDTDVLVHRSADDRTNWKHVLVSVRQASDVAHSMLDFATRLVGQTGHVSVAHCITNERQRRTAEGMLANLAETTATACETRVSHSSIESFLETRASEYDLIIIGASQDRSAASRFVSPPTFERIQSLDCDVAILDRNYRT; this is encoded by the coding sequence ATGCCCAAGAGAAATCGTTTGTGGGCATACCTTCGCCGACTCCGGCGAATCGAGCGTCGGGAGCTTCGAGAATTCCGTGTGTGGATCGAGACGACTCGGAATTTGGTCCATCTCACCAGTCTGCTGGTCATCCCTGTGCTCATTGCAATCGTTACTGCCGCCTCGCAGGCGGATTATGGACTTTCGTTTCTGCTGTTTCCACCGCTTGCATCGGGCACGTACACGCTCTTTGCTAACCCAGAGGGGAAATATTCGAGACCGTGGAAGTTTGTGGGAGGACTCACCATTGGTGCAGTCTGTGGGTGGGTGACGCTCATCCTCCCTGCTGACGTCCTGTTCGGTGCTGGATCTCTTGCAGGCGTTTCTCCGGGTGGAGCGGCACTGAGTATTTTTCTCACAGGGGCTTTCACGTGGGGACTCAACGTCGAGATTCCGTCTGCGTTCTCGACGGCACTACTCGTGCTCCTCACTGGAACACCGAACCAAGCAGGGATCTACGTCTTGAGCATCATGATATCGAGTTCACTGGTTGCAACTGTGTTCATTTTCTGGCGGCGCGAAGTTTATTCGGAGCGCGCCCAGTATCTCTACCAATCGACGAACGGAGACGATCACGTCCTCGTTCCGATGCGTGGTGAACAACCCGCGGTGACTGCAATGCTGGGCGCTCGCATTGCGTCCGCACACGACGCCGGAAAGGTCGTCTTGCTCCACATGGTCAAGGAAGATGAGATTGAAGTTGCCGGTCGGACTGTTGATGGGAACACGGTGCCTGTCGGGCATAATCCAACAGACAGCAACGACACGGATACGGATGACACGGACGAACAGATGACCGAACAGCGCGCCGCATCCGCGTTTGCGTCCGCACTCGAACTGCGAGCGAACGTTATCCGGACGAAAGTCGGCGTTCCCTGTGAGGTGGTCGTCGCAAGCGAAGGGACGAATCCTGCCCGAACAGTCATGCGGACTGCCCACGAGACGAACTGTGACCTGATTACCACTCCCTACGAGACACACCACGGTTCGCTTTCACCGTTTCTCCGCGAACTGTTTACCGGCGACACCGACGTGCTCGTCCACCGGTCTGCCGATGATAGAACCAACTGGAAGCACGTCCTCGTGTCCGTCAGACAGGCCAGTGATGTCGCACACAGTATGCTCGATTTCGCCACTCGTCTCGTCGGACAAACAGGACACGTCTCTGTTGCTCACTGTATTACGAACGAACGGCAACGTCGTACTGCTGAGGGCATGCTCGCAAATCTCGCCGAGACGACAGCAACGGCCTGCGAAACCCGCGTTTCACACTCGTCCATCGAGTCATTCCTCGAAACGCGCGCGTCGGAGTACGATCTCATCATCATCGGTGCGAGTCAAGACCGTAGTGCTGCATCGCGGTTTGTCTCACCACCGACCTTTGAACGAATCCAATCTCTCGACTGCGACGTGGCGATTCTTGATCGAAACTATCGAACGTAA
- a CDS encoding ubiquitin-like small modifier protein 1: MHWKLFANLGETAGEREVTVNVESGDTVGDALSVLLETHPELREEVLNEDGELLDHIRVLRNSHDPFVTDDGLDTVLETDDELALFPPVSGG, from the coding sequence ATGCACTGGAAACTCTTCGCCAACCTCGGCGAAACCGCAGGCGAGCGAGAGGTTACGGTTAACGTTGAATCAGGGGACACTGTCGGCGATGCGCTTTCGGTGCTTCTCGAAACGCATCCTGAGCTCCGAGAGGAGGTGCTCAATGAGGACGGTGAGCTTCTCGACCACATCCGCGTTCTCCGGAACTCACACGATCCATTCGTAACTGACGACGGGCTCGATACGGTGCTCGAAACAGATGATGAACTGGCTCTGTTTCCGCCCGTGAGCGGCGGATAA
- a CDS encoding NAD(P)-dependent oxidoreductase produces the protein MATVLITGGTGFIGSYVAQEFIEEGHDVYAYDLSTDTHILERLGVADEVTIRRGDVTDPTDFVRAIRETGTTHIVHLAALLTTSARENPRLAHEVNIGGTNTVFETARILNDQIERIAWASSAAVFAPPANYDHGWVTESDLVYPDTLYGATKEYNEHQARVYEEFGVSHVGLRPTVAYGPYRETGGSAFLANIVEKPALDEPFSVQYGDQVIDWQHVKDIAQAFRRATLTPDSQLSQRIYNVRGVCATIREAAETVQSILPDADLTVSDEGTLPWTQQLDMSAIEDDMGYEVVYDLEHGFREYINVLREEHGLGPV, from the coding sequence ATGGCGACCGTACTCATCACAGGTGGTACAGGATTCATTGGCTCGTACGTCGCACAGGAGTTCATCGAAGAAGGACACGACGTGTACGCCTACGACCTCTCGACAGACACGCATATTCTCGAACGACTCGGCGTCGCAGATGAGGTTACTATCCGTCGCGGCGATGTCACAGATCCGACGGATTTCGTTCGTGCGATTCGTGAGACGGGGACGACCCACATCGTTCATCTCGCCGCGCTGCTCACGACGAGTGCACGCGAGAATCCACGACTCGCACACGAAGTCAACATCGGTGGGACGAACACCGTGTTCGAGACTGCCCGCATCCTCAATGATCAGATCGAGCGCATCGCGTGGGCGTCGAGCGCAGCGGTGTTCGCTCCGCCCGCAAACTACGATCACGGATGGGTCACCGAGAGCGACCTCGTCTACCCCGATACGCTCTACGGAGCAACCAAGGAGTACAACGAACATCAAGCACGGGTGTACGAGGAGTTTGGTGTCTCACACGTCGGGCTTCGCCCAACTGTCGCATACGGCCCGTATCGAGAGACAGGCGGATCGGCGTTTCTCGCCAACATCGTCGAAAAACCCGCGCTCGACGAACCGTTCAGTGTACAGTACGGCGATCAGGTTATCGACTGGCAGCACGTCAAAGATATCGCTCAGGCCTTCCGCCGTGCGACACTCACGCCAGATTCGCAGCTCTCGCAACGAATCTATAACGTTCGTGGGGTGTGTGCGACGATCCGCGAAGCCGCCGAAACGGTTCAGTCGATTCTCCCTGACGCCGACCTCACCGTCTCAGACGAGGGAACGCTCCCATGGACACAGCAACTCGATATGAGTGCGATCGAAGACGACATGGGATATGAGGTGGTCTACGACCTCGAACACGGATTCCGCGAGTATATCAACGTCCTTCGGGAAGAACACGGTCTGGGTCCGGTGTAA
- a CDS encoding nucleoside phosphorylase, which translates to MAEQKQPHLLVAPGDVADIALVPGDPDRVDRIAGHCENVETVAQNREYAVVNAEYEGRELTICSTGIGGPSTAIAVEELAAVGVETFIRVGTTGALQPDIEIGDMIVATGAAKDEGTTKRYESETIPAVADFDVLSSLVEAAETAPHVGPIATDDAFYAETDEYINSWEDAGLLSVEMEAAVLFSLTRRKGLRAGAICTVDGNLVLGTQKGETDADELPEKAKNNVDRAIEIALSATTAL; encoded by the coding sequence ATGGCTGAACAAAAGCAGCCCCACTTACTTGTTGCGCCGGGAGACGTAGCCGATATCGCGCTCGTTCCGGGTGATCCCGACCGGGTCGATCGTATTGCCGGGCACTGTGAAAACGTGGAAACTGTCGCACAGAACCGGGAGTATGCAGTCGTCAACGCCGAATACGAAGGACGCGAACTGACTATCTGCTCGACGGGAATTGGCGGCCCCTCGACCGCAATTGCGGTAGAGGAACTCGCCGCTGTGGGGGTCGAAACGTTCATTCGCGTCGGAACGACAGGAGCGCTCCAGCCCGATATCGAAATTGGAGACATGATCGTTGCAACGGGTGCAGCGAAAGACGAGGGGACAACAAAACGCTATGAATCCGAGACAATCCCCGCGGTGGCCGATTTCGACGTTCTCTCATCGCTGGTTGAGGCAGCGGAGACCGCTCCCCACGTCGGACCAATTGCCACGGATGATGCGTTCTACGCCGAGACTGATGAGTACATCAACTCGTGGGAAGACGCCGGACTTCTCTCCGTCGAGATGGAGGCGGCGGTGCTCTTTTCGCTTACTCGGCGGAAGGGACTGCGTGCTGGTGCAATCTGTACCGTCGATGGCAATCTCGTTCTGGGTACCCAGAAGGGTGAGACGGACGCCGACGAACTCCCCGAGAAGGCGAAAAACAACGTCGACCGCGCGATCGAAATCGCGCTTTCTGCGACGACAGCATTGTAA